One window from the genome of Pedococcus badiiscoriae encodes:
- a CDS encoding cupin — MPELIAKPTTIPVPGGKIIDEHVGRVNTGSEAVSVAHMKAPADWTEPFQAPAFDEITLVISGAVLVDHDGGTLRVEAGQSVVTRAGERIRYSTGSEGAEYVAVCLPAFSPDTVNREEEGA, encoded by the coding sequence GTGCCTGAGCTCATCGCGAAACCCACGACCATCCCCGTGCCCGGCGGCAAGATCATCGACGAACACGTCGGCCGGGTGAACACCGGCAGCGAGGCCGTCTCGGTGGCCCACATGAAGGCGCCGGCCGACTGGACGGAGCCGTTCCAGGCGCCCGCGTTCGACGAGATCACCCTCGTCATCTCCGGGGCCGTGCTGGTCGACCACGACGGCGGCACCCTGCGCGTCGAGGCCGGTCAGAGCGTGGTCACCCGGGCTGGTGAGCGGATCCGCTACTCCACCGGTTCCGAGGGTGCCGAGTACGTCGCCGTCTGCCTCCCGGCGTTCAGTCCCGACACCGTCAACCGCGAGGAGGAGGGCGCGTGA
- a CDS encoding cytidine deaminase, which produces MDWEALRAKAIDIMGKAYAPYSNFPVGVAGIVDDGRVVAGCNVENAAYGVGLCAECGMVSELHATGGGRLVAVSCVGGDGQPLMPCGRCRQLLWENGGPDCLLLTPEGVLPMREVLPQAFGPDNLTAAAHPA; this is translated from the coding sequence GTGGACTGGGAAGCCTTGCGCGCCAAGGCGATCGACATCATGGGCAAGGCCTACGCCCCCTACTCGAACTTCCCGGTGGGCGTTGCGGGCATCGTCGACGACGGTCGCGTCGTCGCCGGGTGCAACGTGGAGAACGCGGCCTACGGCGTCGGGCTGTGCGCCGAGTGCGGCATGGTCTCGGAGCTGCACGCGACCGGCGGCGGACGGCTCGTCGCCGTCTCCTGCGTCGGGGGCGACGGGCAACCACTCATGCCCTGTGGCCGCTGTCGCCAGCTGCTCTGGGAGAACGGCGGACCTGACTGCCTGCTGCTGACTCCCGAGGGCGTGCTGCCGATGCGCGAGGTGCTGCCCCAGGCCTTCGGCCCGGACAACCTGACCGCGGCCGCACACCCGGCCTGA
- a CDS encoding thymidine phosphorylase → MSEAFDAVDVIITKRGNSELSDGQIDWVIDAYTRGAVADEQMSSLAMAILLNGMNRREIARWTSAMINSGERMDFSSLSRPTADKHSTGGVGDKITLPLAPLVAACGVAVPQLSGRGLGHTGGTLDKLESIPGWRAAMSNEQMMRQLEEVGAVICAAGDGLAPADKKLYALRDVTGTVEAIPLIASSIMSKKIAEGTGALVLDVKVGSGAFMKTVDDARELARTMVDLGTDAGVTTVAMLTNMQVPLGLTAGNALEVRESVEVLAGGGPEDVVELTLALAREMLAAAGREEVDPADALKDGRAMDAWKAMIRAQGGDPDAELPVAKETHEVLVPADGVLTELDALKIGVAAWRLGAGRARKEDPVQAGAGVVMHAKPGATVRGGERLLTLHTDTPERFERALESLEGAFTIAPEGSRPDLLPLVIEKIS, encoded by the coding sequence ATGAGTGAAGCCTTCGACGCCGTCGACGTGATCATCACCAAGCGGGGCAACAGCGAGCTGTCCGACGGGCAGATCGACTGGGTCATCGACGCCTACACGCGCGGGGCCGTCGCCGACGAGCAGATGTCCAGCCTGGCGATGGCGATCCTGCTCAACGGGATGAACCGGCGCGAGATCGCCCGCTGGACGTCGGCCATGATCAACAGCGGTGAGCGGATGGACTTCTCGTCCCTGTCGCGCCCGACGGCCGACAAGCACTCGACCGGCGGGGTCGGCGACAAGATCACGCTTCCGCTGGCGCCGCTCGTGGCCGCGTGTGGGGTGGCCGTCCCGCAGCTCTCGGGCCGCGGACTCGGCCACACCGGTGGCACCCTCGACAAGCTCGAGTCGATCCCCGGCTGGCGGGCGGCGATGAGCAACGAGCAGATGATGAGGCAGCTCGAAGAGGTCGGCGCCGTCATCTGTGCCGCCGGCGACGGTCTCGCACCGGCCGACAAGAAGCTCTACGCCCTGCGTGACGTCACGGGCACCGTCGAAGCCATCCCGCTCATCGCCTCCTCGATCATGAGCAAGAAGATCGCCGAGGGCACCGGCGCGCTGGTGCTCGACGTGAAGGTCGGCAGCGGCGCCTTCATGAAGACCGTCGACGACGCCCGCGAGCTCGCGCGCACCATGGTCGACCTCGGCACCGATGCGGGCGTCACGACGGTCGCGATGCTGACCAACATGCAGGTTCCCCTCGGGCTCACCGCGGGCAACGCGCTCGAGGTGCGCGAGTCCGTAGAGGTGCTCGCGGGTGGCGGGCCCGAGGACGTCGTCGAGCTGACGCTGGCCCTGGCTCGCGAGATGCTCGCCGCTGCAGGTCGCGAGGAGGTCGACCCGGCCGACGCGCTCAAGGACGGCCGGGCCATGGACGCGTGGAAGGCGATGATCCGGGCCCAGGGCGGAGACCCCGACGCCGAGCTGCCCGTCGCCAAGGAGACCCACGAGGTGCTGGTGCCCGCGGACGGCGTGCTGACCGAGCTCGACGCCCTCAAGATCGGCGTGGCTGCCTGGCGTCTCGGCGCCGGCCGGGCGCGCAAGGAGGACCCGGTCCAGGCCGGCGCCGGTGTGGTCATGCACGCCAAGCCGGGTGCCACCGTCCGGGGTGGCGAGCGCCTGCTGACCCTGCACACCGACACCCCCGAGCGCTTCGAGCGGGCCCTGGAGTCGCTCGAGGGCGCCTTCACCATCGCCCCCGAGGGGTCGCGCCCCGACCTGCTGCCGCTCGTCATCGAGAAGATCTCCTGA
- a CDS encoding ABC transporter permease, whose protein sequence is MSAAGLEVGTQTVLDRPRRRRFGPREYAVVAVGALLVISVLRLVTGADDIASSGALAAAIGLAVPIGLAGLGGLWSERAGVVNIGLEGMMILGTWGAGFFGYHMGPWAGVLGAILMGMLGGLIHATATVTFGVDHIVSGVAINIIGLGVAKYLAARFFNGLPGGGPTQSPQIRSLPNFTLPGVSSGLGTVERKNWFFVSDLAAVLRALCTNMSILTIIALLLFVGTWWVLWRSSFGLRLRSVGESPVAAESLGVNVLRYKFLAVIISGGLAGLGGGFLALVAANIYRDGQTGGRGYIGLAAMIFGNWRPGGLLTGAALFGYTDAVQLRGGATVHAFLLLFAVLLVAVGVWQIVRNQRIVQGALAIAVGVLVGWWYFASDAVPAELTGTTPYVTTLLVLAFASQRLRMPAADGQIYRKGEGH, encoded by the coding sequence ATGAGCGCCGCCGGACTCGAAGTCGGCACCCAGACCGTGCTGGACCGTCCCCGTCGTCGTCGGTTCGGCCCGCGCGAGTACGCCGTCGTCGCTGTCGGTGCGCTCCTCGTCATCTCGGTGCTGCGACTGGTGACCGGCGCCGACGACATCGCCTCGTCCGGCGCCCTCGCCGCCGCGATCGGTCTGGCCGTCCCGATCGGCCTGGCCGGTCTCGGCGGCCTGTGGTCCGAACGCGCGGGCGTGGTCAACATCGGGCTCGAGGGCATGATGATCCTCGGGACCTGGGGGGCCGGGTTCTTCGGCTACCACATGGGCCCGTGGGCGGGCGTCCTCGGCGCGATCCTCATGGGCATGCTCGGCGGCCTGATCCACGCGACCGCCACGGTGACCTTCGGGGTCGACCACATCGTCTCGGGTGTCGCCATCAACATCATCGGCCTGGGCGTCGCGAAGTACCTTGCGGCCCGCTTCTTCAACGGGCTGCCCGGCGGTGGTCCCACGCAGTCGCCGCAGATCCGGTCGCTGCCGAACTTCACCCTGCCCGGGGTGTCCAGTGGGCTCGGCACGGTGGAGCGGAAGAACTGGTTCTTCGTCAGCGACCTGGCGGCGGTGCTGCGTGCCCTGTGCACCAACATGTCGATCCTGACCATCATCGCGCTGCTGTTGTTCGTCGGGACGTGGTGGGTCCTGTGGCGCTCGTCGTTCGGCCTGCGCCTGCGCTCGGTCGGGGAGTCCCCGGTCGCGGCGGAGTCGCTCGGCGTCAACGTGCTGCGCTACAAGTTCCTCGCCGTCATCATCTCCGGGGGTCTCGCCGGTCTCGGCGGTGGCTTCCTGGCTCTCGTCGCGGCGAACATCTACCGCGACGGCCAGACCGGTGGCCGTGGCTACATCGGCCTCGCGGCCATGATCTTCGGCAACTGGCGACCCGGTGGCCTGCTCACCGGCGCCGCGCTGTTCGGCTACACCGACGCGGTACAGCTGCGCGGCGGCGCCACGGTGCACGCCTTCCTGCTCCTGTTCGCGGTCCTGCTCGTGGCCGTCGGAGTGTGGCAGATCGTGCGCAACCAGCGGATCGTGCAGGGGGCCCTGGCCATCGCGGTCGGGGTCCTCGTCGGCTGGTGGTACTTCGCCTCCGACGCCGTGCCGGCCGAGCTCACCGGCACCACCCCGTACGTCACCACGCTGCTGGTGCTCGCCTTCGCCTCGCAGCGGTTGCGCATGCCGGCGGCCGACGGCCAGATCTACCGCAAGGGCGAGGGGCACTAG
- a CDS encoding uridine kinase family protein → MTPATRARVVVLAGPSGAGKSRLAARLQGAHGWPIVRLDDFYRDEDDPAMPRSEELGIVDWDHPDSWNRSAAVDAIQALVATGEVETPVYDIAHSRAVDTTTVRASPDDLILAEGIFAAEIIPDLRERGLLAGAYCVHHHRGVTFVWRLLRDLSEHRKPPWTLVRRGLALMRDEPRVVARQESLGAVSARAKDLEPLLSALAR, encoded by the coding sequence TTGACTCCGGCGACCCGGGCCCGCGTGGTGGTCCTCGCGGGTCCCAGCGGCGCCGGCAAGTCACGGCTCGCCGCACGCCTCCAGGGTGCCCACGGCTGGCCGATCGTGCGGCTGGACGACTTCTACCGCGATGAGGACGACCCGGCCATGCCGCGCAGCGAGGAGCTGGGCATCGTCGACTGGGACCACCCCGACTCCTGGAACCGCTCGGCCGCCGTCGACGCCATCCAAGCCTTGGTCGCGACGGGCGAGGTCGAGACCCCGGTGTACGACATCGCGCACAGCAGGGCAGTCGACACCACGACCGTCCGTGCCTCGCCGGACGACCTGATCCTCGCGGAGGGCATCTTCGCGGCCGAGATCATCCCTGACCTGCGCGAGCGCGGGCTGCTCGCCGGCGCCTACTGCGTGCACCACCACCGCGGGGTCACGTTCGTCTGGCGGCTGCTGCGCGACCTGTCCGAGCACCGCAAGCCGCCGTGGACGCTGGTCCGCCGCGGCCTGGCGCTGATGCGCGACGAACCCCGCGTCGTCGCGCGCCAGGAGTCCCTGGGAGCGGTCTCGGCCCGCGCCAAGGACCTCGAGCCCCTGCTCTCCGCCCTCGCACGCTGA
- a CDS encoding adenosine deaminase: protein MDDQVRRAPKALLHDHLDGGLRPQTIIEIADEIGYAGLPATDADSLGAWFRESADSGSLVRYLETFDHTLAVMQTTGGLRRVARESVLDLATDGVVYAESRYAPEQHLSQGLSLEDVVEAVNAGFREGEDLAAQAGTPIRVTALLTAMRHAAKSTEIAELAVRYRDRGVAGFDIAGAEAGFPPTRHLDAFEYLRRENAHFTIHAGEAFGLPSIWEAIQWCGADRLGHGVRIVDDITVGDKAFGEDVAAAVSAEAAEVHLGRLAAYVRDTRIPLEMCPSSNVQTGAAESVALHPISLLKRLRFRVTVNTDNRLMSGTSMSREMGLLVQDAGWTMEDLRWVTINAMKSAFIPFEERLAIIEGVVKPGYAALSEHAQA from the coding sequence CTGGATGACCAGGTGCGGCGCGCACCGAAGGCGCTGCTGCACGACCACCTCGACGGTGGCCTGCGTCCGCAGACCATCATCGAGATCGCCGACGAGATCGGGTATGCCGGTTTGCCGGCCACCGACGCCGACAGCCTGGGCGCGTGGTTCCGTGAGAGTGCGGACTCCGGCTCGCTGGTGCGGTATCTCGAGACCTTCGACCACACGCTGGCGGTCATGCAGACCACCGGAGGGCTGCGTCGGGTGGCCCGCGAGAGCGTCCTGGACCTCGCCACCGACGGCGTCGTCTACGCCGAGAGCCGGTATGCCCCGGAGCAGCACCTCTCGCAGGGTCTGTCGCTCGAGGACGTCGTCGAAGCGGTCAACGCCGGGTTCCGCGAGGGCGAGGACCTGGCTGCCCAGGCCGGCACGCCCATCCGGGTCACCGCCCTGCTGACGGCGATGCGGCACGCCGCCAAGAGCACCGAGATTGCCGAGCTCGCGGTCCGGTACCGCGACCGGGGGGTCGCGGGGTTCGACATCGCGGGGGCGGAGGCGGGCTTCCCTCCGACTCGCCACCTCGACGCCTTCGAGTATCTCCGTCGCGAGAACGCGCACTTCACGATCCACGCCGGAGAGGCGTTCGGGCTCCCGAGCATCTGGGAGGCGATCCAGTGGTGCGGGGCCGACCGGCTCGGTCACGGGGTGCGGATCGTGGACGACATCACGGTCGGTGACAAGGCCTTCGGTGAGGACGTGGCGGCGGCGGTCTCGGCCGAGGCGGCCGAGGTGCACCTCGGCCGCCTCGCGGCATACGTCAGGGACACCCGGATCCCGCTGGAGATGTGCCCGAGCAGCAACGTGCAGACCGGTGCCGCGGAATCCGTGGCGCTGCACCCGATCTCGCTGCTCAAGCGGTTGCGGTTCCGGGTGACGGTCAACACCGACAACCGGCTGATGAGCGGCACCTCGATGTCTCGCGAGATGGGACTGCTGGTCCAGGACGCGGGCTGGACCATGGAGGACCTGCGCTGGGTCACCATCAACGCGATGAAGTCCGCGTTCATCCCGTTCGAGGAGCGCCTGGCGATCATCGAGGGTGTCGTGAAGCCCGGCTACGCCGCCCTGTCCGAGCACGCGCAGGCCTGA
- a CDS encoding aldehyde dehydrogenase family protein: MRKTYKLYIGGKFPRSESGRSYEVVDSRGRFLANAAQGSRKDARDAVVAARGAFGGWAGATAYNRGQVLYRVAEVMEGRRDQFVAEVRASEGVTERRAETIVSEAIDRWVWYAGWTDKLAQILGGLNPVAGPYFDISAPEPTGVVAVLAPQGSSLLGLVSVLAPVVCSGNTAVVLTSERRPLPAVTLSEALATSDVPGGVINLITGRTAEVAPWLASHRDVNAIDLTGAADAEGVSWGDLELAAAENLKRVLRPAGEGSDAVEPDWSRTPDLARVTAFLETKTVWHPKGR, from the coding sequence GTGAGGAAGACCTACAAGCTCTACATCGGCGGCAAGTTCCCCCGCTCCGAGTCGGGCCGCTCCTACGAGGTCGTCGACAGCCGGGGTCGGTTCCTCGCGAACGCCGCGCAGGGTTCGCGCAAGGACGCCCGTGACGCGGTCGTCGCCGCCCGGGGTGCGTTCGGCGGCTGGGCCGGCGCCACGGCATACAACCGGGGGCAGGTGCTCTATCGCGTCGCCGAGGTGATGGAGGGCCGCCGCGACCAGTTCGTGGCAGAGGTGCGGGCCAGCGAGGGTGTCACCGAGCGTCGCGCCGAGACCATCGTGTCCGAGGCCATCGACCGCTGGGTCTGGTATGCCGGGTGGACCGACAAGCTCGCGCAGATCCTCGGCGGGCTCAACCCCGTCGCAGGACCCTACTTCGACATCTCCGCCCCCGAGCCGACCGGCGTCGTGGCCGTCCTTGCGCCGCAGGGCAGCTCGCTGCTCGGCCTCGTCTCGGTGCTCGCCCCGGTGGTCTGCTCCGGCAACACCGCGGTCGTCCTGACCAGCGAGCGGCGTCCACTGCCGGCGGTCACCCTGTCCGAGGCGCTGGCCACCTCCGACGTCCCCGGCGGGGTCATCAACCTCATCACCGGACGGACCGCCGAGGTCGCACCGTGGCTGGCGTCCCACCGCGACGTCAACGCGATCGACCTCACCGGTGCCGCGGACGCCGAGGGGGTCAGCTGGGGCGACCTCGAGCTGGCGGCAGCCGAGAACCTCAAGCGGGTCCTGCGGCCTGCGGGCGAGGGTTCCGACGCGGTCGAGCCCGACTGGTCGCGCACCCCGGACCTCGCACGCGTCACGGCTTTCCTCGAGACCAAGACGGTCTGGCACCCCAAGGGCCGTTGA